Within Actinoplanes sp. L3-i22, the genomic segment CCCGCTCGGCGCGACGCTGCGCGAGGTGGGCGCCTGCGTGGCCGGCGACATCTGCGCGATCACCAAGTCGGGCAGCGCGGAGACCGGCGACACGCTCTCCGGCAAGGACGACCCGATGCTGATGGCGCCGTGGTCGATGCCGGAGCCGATGCTGCCGATCGCGGTGGTCGCCAAGACCCGCTCGGACGAGGACGCGCTGGCCAAGAACCTGGGCCGGCTGGTCGCCGGCGACCCGGCGTTACGGCTGGACCGGAACGCCGACACCCACCAGCTGGTGCTGTGGACGATGGGCGAGTCGCACGCGGACGTGGTCCTGGACCGCCTCCGGGCCGGCGGGGTCGAGCTGGACACCGAGCCGGTCAAGGTGTCGCTGCGGGAGACCTTCGGCGCGCCGGCGAAGGGGCACGGCCGGCACGTCAAGCAGTCCGGCGGCCACGGGCAGTACGCGGTCTGCGACATCGAGATCGAGCCGCTCCCCCGCGGCAGCGGCTTCGAGTTCGTCGACAAGGTGGTCGGCGGCGCGGTGCCGCACAACTACATCCCGTCGGTGGAGAAGGGCGTCCGCGCGCAGTTGGAGAAGGGCATCGTGGCCGGTTACCCGGTCGTCGACCTGAAGGTCACGCTCTACGACGGCAAGGCGCACAGCGTGGACTCCTCGGACGCGGCGTTCCAGACCGCCGGCGCGATCGCGCTGCGCGAGGCGGCCGGCGTGGGGCAGATGACGCTCCTGGAGCCGGTCGACGAGATCGTGGTGCGGGTGCCGGACACGTACGTCGGCGCGGTGATGAGCGACCTGTCCGGGCGTCGCGGGCGGCCGCTCGGCTCGGACACCGAGGAGTCCGGCGGGCACAGCCTGGTCCGGGCCGAGGTGCCGGCGATCGAGCTGGTCCGGTACGCCGTCGAGCTGCGCGCGCTGTCCTCCGGGTCGGGCACGTTCTCCCGGTCGTACCTGCGTCACGAGCCGATGCCCCCGCACCTCGCCGAGCAGGTCAAGAAGGAGCACACCCGGTAACGGTCAGGCCGGCCACGCCTTGGCCAGCATCAGCCGGGTCTCGGCGAGCAGCTGCGGCAGGATCTTGGTCTGGCCGATCACCGGCATGAAGTTCGCATCGCCGCCCCACCGTGGCACCACGTGCTGGTGCAGGTGGGCGGCGATCCCGGCGCCGGCCACGGCGCCCTGGTTCATGCCGAGGTTGAAGCCGTGCGGGCGGCTGACCGCGCGGATCACCCGCATCGCCGTCCGGGTGAAGGCGGCCGTCTCGACCGTCTCCTCCTCGGTCAGGTCGGTGTAGTCCGCGACGTGCCGGTACGGGCACACCATCAGGTGGCCCGGGTTGTACGGATACAGGTTCAGCACCGCGAAGACCGTCACCCCGCGCGCCACCACCAGGGTGTCCGACTCGGGCAGGTCCGGGGCCTGGCACAACGGGCAACCGGCGGGCGCGTTCTCCCCGGTGATGTACGGCATCCGGTGCGGCGTCCAGAGCCGCTCCAACCCGTCCGTGGCGTCCATCCTCCGCATCCTAGGCGGTGGTCGCCCCGAGATCATGTACGTGATATCGGCCGGTGCCACCCCGCTTGGCCACGTACATCGCGGCGTCGGCGTCGCGCAGCACGTCGTCGGCGCCCTGGCCGGGCCCGGACAGGGCGATCCCGATGCTGGCCGGGGTCCGCAGCACGTGCCCGTCCACCACCATCGTCTCGTCCAGCGCCTGGACCACCCGCTCGGCGATCACCCGGGCGCCGGCCGGCTCGTTCAGGTCCTCGGCCAGGATGACGAACTCGTCGCCGCCGAGCCGGGCCACCGTGTCCTCGGTGCGCACGCAGGTCCGCAGCCGGTCGGCGACGATCCGCAGCACCCCGTCCCCGACGTCGTGGCCGTACGTGTCGTTCACCGGCTTGAACCCGTTGAGGTCGAGCAGCAGCACCCCGACCCGCCGGTCGGTGCGCTTGGCCCGGGCCAGCGAGCCGGTCAGCCGGTCCCAGAGCAGCGCCCGGTTGCCCAGCCCGGTGAGCATGTCGTGCATCGCCCGCCGGGTCAGCTCGGCGGTCAGCGCCACGCTGTCCAGCGCCAGCGACACCTGGGTGCGCAGCGTCCGCAGCGACGTGACCACGTCCTCCGGCAGCTCGTCCTCGGCCCCGACCAGCAGGATGCCGAAGAACCGCGCGCCGTTGAGCAGCGGCAGCAGCATCACCGGGCGGTCGCCGAGGGCGTCCATCCCGGTCAGGCCGAGCGCGGCCAGCGTGCGCCCGGCGATCACCTCGCCGCTCGCCAGCCGGACCAGCAGGCTGGCCGGCACCGCCTCGCCGGGGAGCCGGAACCCGGCCACCGTCTCCGCGCCGGACCCGGCCGCGTGCAGCACGCTCCAGACGTCCGGGTCCTCCGGAGTCACGCTGACGATCACGGTCCGCGCGCCGGGGCAGCCGTCGACCAGCGCCGCCGCGGCGGCCGCCGCCAGCCGCTGCACCTCGTTCGCGTCGTTGGTGGTGAGCAGGCCGGTGCCGAGGTCGTTGAGGATCTGCTCGCGGGTCATCGCCTGGCGCAGCGCGCCCAGGCCGGCGTCCAGCCGGACCAGCAGGCGGCTGTTGTCCCGCAGCGCGATCACCTGCCGGGTCACCACCAGGCCGGTGAGCAGGATGGAACCGGCGACGACCGGCCAGTACCGGGCGGTCAGGCCGTGCAGCAGCGCGCCGAGCAGCAGCGCGCAGGCCGCGCCGACCGCGAGGTAGGGCACCAGGCTGGACGGCCGCTGCTCGGTCACCGGCTCCTCGGGCCGGCCGCCCTGGACCGCGCGCAGCTGCGTCCGCCCGGCCGCGATGATCAGCCCGGCGAACAGGAGCCAGGTCGCCAGCGTCCAGTGCTGCCGGTCCTCGGCGAGGACCCGCTGGCCGACCGAGACGAGCATGCTGCAGAACGCGGCCAGGCCGGAGAGCACCAGCGTGCGCCGGCTCACCTCGACCGGCCCGCCGAGCACCAGGCGGGCGATCGCGAAGAGCACGACCAGCAGGCCACCCGTCTTGATCATCACGACCGCCGGGACGAAGCCGCCGTGGCCCAGCACGTGCGGGTAGATCACGAAGTACCAGACGAAGAGCATCCCGGCGATCTGGACGACCGCCATGTCCAGGGCCAGCCGGGCGTTGCTGGCCGACCAGCGGGCCCGGATCGGCACGGCCAGCAGCCCGCCGAGCACCAGCAGCATCACCGTCACGTCGCCGATCCACACCATCGGGCTCGGCGACGGGTAGTCGTGGTTCCCGGTGATCAGCATGTAGGCCAGCGCCCAGCCGGTGGTCGCGGTCATCGCCGTCCAGGCCAGCGCGGTGATCGTGGCGTAGCGACGGGCTCCCCGCGCGACGGCCAGGCGGGCGCCCCGCCAGCAGAGCCAGGCGGCGATCCCGGAGAGCACCGGCGCGACCAGCCGGAAGCCGGTGATCTCGGCGGTCCACCAGGTCATGACAGCACCGCGGCGTGCAGGTGGAATCGCCCGTCGCCCTGCCGCTTGGCCACGTACATCGCGGCGTCGGCGGCCCGCAGCACGTCGTCCGGGCCGTTGCCCTGGGTGGAGAGCGCGATGCCGACGCTGGCCGGGGTACGCAGCAGGTGCCCGTCCAGGACCACCGGCTCGTTCAGCGCCTCGATGATCCGCTCGGCGACCACCAGCACGTCCTGCGGCTCGCGCAGGTCCTCGGCGACCACCACGAACTCGTCGCCGCCCAGCCGGGCCACCATGTCCTCGGTGCGCACGCACGTGCGCAGCCGGTCGGCGACCACCTTGAGCAGCATGTCCCCGGCGTCGTGGCCGTACGTGTCGTTCACCGCCTTGAACCCGTTCAGGTCCAGCAGCAGCACCCCGACCGGGCGGGCGGTCCGCCGGGAGCGGGCCAGCGCTCCGGTCAGCCGGTCCCGCAGCAGCGCCCGGTTGCCGAGCCCGGTGAGCATGTCGTACATCGCGCGCCGGATCAGCTCGGCGGTCAGCGCCACGCTCTCCAGCGCCAGCGACACCTGGCTGCGCAGCGTGTGCAGGGCCTTCACCACGTCGTCCGGCAGCGCCTCGTCGGTGGCGACGGTGAGCAGTCCGAAGAAGCGCTCCCCGTTGACCAGCGGCAGCACCATCAGCGGCCGGCCGCCGACGCGTTCCAGGCCGGGCAGGCCGAGGCCGGACCAGCCCGCGTCGTCGGCCAGCGCCTCCCCGGCGGCCAGCCGGGTGACCAGCGAGGCCGGGACGACCGCGCCCGGCACCTCGACCCCGATCAGCGCCTCGGCGTCGTGCCCGGCGGCCCGCGCGACGATCCAGGCGTCCCGGTCCGGGGCGGCGACGACGATCGCGGTACGCACGTTCCCGCATCCGGCCAGCACCGCGGTGGCGGCGTCGGCGGCGAGCCGGTGCACGTGGGCCGCGTCGGTGGCGCCGAGCATCGCGGTGCCCAGCTCGCTCAGCACGTGTTCGCGGGCCATCGCCCCGCTGAGCGCCGCCATGCTGGCGTCGAGCCGGAGCACCAGCTGGTCGTGGCGTCGCCAGCCGGCCCAGGCCAGCGCGGCCACCAGGCTGGAGAAGAGCGGGTAGCCGAGCGCCGGCAGGGGGAGCAGGCCGATGCCGAGCACATGCAGCACCAGGCAGGCGACCGCCAGGGCATACCCGGTCAGCGCCAGTCTCGGCGTCCGGAACCGCATGTGCACCCCGCTCCCGCCGCCGCACCGCACGGAGGCGTATCCGCCGTCAGTTCGGTCGGCGGGAGCCGGAGTTGAGGTCAGGCCGCGCTGGGCCCGGTGTTAACTCGGGAGCGAACCACCTCGACGACGTGCGCGACGGCCTCGTCGATGGTCACGCCGTTGCGCTGCGAGCCGTCCCGGTAGCGGAACGACACGGTCCCGCCGTTGACGTCGTCGTCGCCGGCGATCGCCATGAACGGGATCTTCTGCTGCTGCGCGGTGCGGATCTTCTTCTGCATCCGGTCGGTGGAGTAGTCCACCTCGGCCCGGATGCCCGCCTTCTTCAGCTTGGCCACGAACTCGGCCAGGTAGTCGGCGTGGTCGTCGCGGATCGGGATGCCGACCACCTGCACCGGCGCCAGCCAGGCCGGGAACGCGCCGGCGTAGTGCTCGACCAGCACGCCGAAGAACCGCTCGATCGAGCCGAACTTCGCCGAGTGGATCATCACCGGCTCCTGCCGGGTGCCGTCGGCCGCCTGGTACTCCAGGCCGAAGCCGGCCGGCTGGTTGAAGTCGTACTGAATGGTGGACATCTGCCAGGTCCGGCCGATCGCGTCCTTGCACTGAATGCTGATCTTCGGGCCGTAGAACGCCGCGCCGCCCGGGTCGAGCACCAGCTCCAGGCCGGACTCGGTGGCCGCGTCCTCCAGGACCTTGGTGGCCTTCGCCCACTGCTCGTCCGAGCCGATGAACTTGTCGCTCTTCGGGTCCCGGGTCGACAGCTCCAGGTAGTAGTCGTCCAGGCCGAAGTCGTCGAGCAGCGAGCGGACGAAGTTCAGCAGGTGCTTGATCTCGTCCGGGGCCTGCTCGGCGGTGACGTAGGAGTGCGAGTCGTCCTGGGTCAGGCCGCGCACCCGGGTCAGGCCGTGCACCACGCCGGACTTCTCGTAGCGGTAGACCGTGCCGAACTCGAACAGCCGCATCGGCAGCTCACGGTAGGACCGCCCGCGCGACCTGAAGATCAGGTTGTGCATCGGGCAGTTCATCGCCTTGAGGTAGTAGTTCGCCCCCTCCAGCTCCATCGGGGGGAACATGGTGTCCTTGTAGTAGGGCAGGTGTCCCGAGGTGTGGAACAGCCCTTCCTTGGTGATGTGCGGGGTGCCGACGTACTGGAAGCCCTCTTCGATGTGGCGGGCGCGGACGTAGTCCTCCATCTCGCGCTTGATCACGCCACCCTTCGGGTGGAAGACCACCAGACCCGACCCGATTTCATCGGGGAAGGAGAAGAGATCCAGCTCGCTGCCCAACTTGCGGTGGTCCCGGCGCTCGGCTTCGGCAAGACGATTGAGGTACGCCTTGAGCTCGTCCCGCGACGGCCACGCCGTACCGTAAATCCTCTGAAGTTGGGGGTTCTTCTCGGAACCGCGCCAGTAGGCGGCGGCCGAGCGCATCAGCTTGAACGCCGGGATCAGCCGGGTCGACGGCAGGTGCGGCCCGCGGCAGAGGTCGCCCCAGACCCGCTCGCCGTCCTTGTTCAGGTTGTCGTAGTGGGTGAGCTCGCCGGCGCCGACCGCGGCGGCCTCCTCGTCCACGTCACCCTTGATGTCGACCAGCTCGAGCTTGAACGGCTCGCCCTTGAGCTCGGCCTTCGCCTCGTCGAGCGAGGAGTACTCCCGGCGGCGGAACGTCTGGCCGGCCTTGACGATGTCCTGCATCCGCTTCTCGAGCTTCGTCAGGTCCTCGGGCTGGAACGGCTTCTCGACGTCGAAGTCGTAGTAGAAGCCGTCCCGGATCGGCGGGCCGATGCCCAGCTTGGCCTCCGGGAACACGTCCTGCACGGCCTGCGCGAGCACGTGCGCGGTCGAGTGCCGCAGCACGTCCAGACCGTCCGGCTCGTCGATGTGGACCGGGGTGACCTCGGTGTCGGCGGCCGGCGCCCAGGCCAGGTCGCGCAGCCGGCCGTCGGCCTCCCGGACCACGACGATCGCCCGCGGTCCGTTGGCCGGAAGCCCGGCGGCGGCCACCGCGTCGGCCGCCGTAGTCCCGGCCGGGACGACTAGTGGGTCGGCCGCGACGGGTGTACGGGGTGCAGACACGGTGATCTCCATTCAGAAAGTGACTTGTGGTCCTGATGCTATCCGCCTGCGGATTACTCTCCGCTCGCGGCGGCCAGCCACGCCGGGAGCGGTTCCCGGGCGGCGAGCCAGTCCTCCGGGATCCCCTCGATCCCGGTGTACGCCGCCACCACTCCCCCGGCGATCGCCGCGGTGGTGTCCACGTCCCCGCCGGCGACCACGCACGCCGCCACCGCGGCCGGGAAGTCCTCGAGATAGCGGTCCGCCACCCAGAGCGCGAACGGCACGGTGTCCTGCGCGGTCGCCTGCCCGCCGCTGCCCAGCCGCTCGGCCGCCTCCGCCAGCGACCCGGTCAGCCCGGCCGCCGTGGTCAGCCCGTCGTGGACCACGCCCGGCGCGGTGTGCGCCGCCACCGCCAGCAGCAGCTGGCCGGGGTCCGGCTTGTGCCCGTTGAGCCGGGACGCGGCGGCGAACGCGGCGGCCACCGACACCGCCACCCCGCCGGCGATCCCCTCCGGATGCGCGTGGGTCACCTCGGCGGCGCGGACGCCCTGGAGCGCCGCGTGCGGGAGCGAGTCGGCGTGCCAGGCCCCGAGCGGCGCCGCGCGCATGGCCGCCCCGTTGCCGCACGAGCCCTGCCCGTTGAACGCCGCCGCCGCGGCGATCGGCCACGGCAGGCCCTCCCGGATCTGGCGGAGCATCACCACCGCGCCCGGCCCGTACCCTCGATACGGCTCGAAGACGGCGCCCAGCCGGTCGGCGAAGGCGTCCCGGTCGAAGTCGCCCTCGTCCAGGGTGGCGACCAGGCAGCAGGCCTGTTCGGTGTCGTCGGTCCAGTCCCACAGCGGGGCCGGAGTGCGGGCTTCGAGGAGGTCGGCGGGCTTGTTGCCGGGCACGAAGTACTGGGCGCCGAGCGCGTCGCCGACACTGAGGCCGGCCAGGCTGTCCAGGGCCAGCGCGAGGCGCGTACCGGGGAAAAGAGTGAATGACATCGGTACTTCGGATCGTATTCCATCACTGAGGGTCATCAAAACATCTCACTCCATGACCCTTTAGGTTCTGCCCGCCGAAGACAGTACGGTCTTCGCATGGCCACGGTGTTGCTCGTCGAGGACGACCATGTCGTGCGCGGCGCCATGCTCCGTTCGCTAGCCGACCGGGGGCACGCCGTGCACGCCGTCGGCACCGCTCTGGAGGCGCTCCGGCGGGTCGCCGCGGAGACGCCCGACCTGGTCGTTCTCGACCTCGGGCTGCCCGATCTGGACGGTTCGGACGCGCTGCGCATGCTGCGTGGCATCACCGATGTGCCGATCATCATCGCCACCGCGCGCGACGACGAGCAGACCGTCGTGCGCCTGCTGCGGGCCGGCGCCGACGACTACATGGTCAAGCCGTTCACCGGCGCCCACCTGGACGCGCGAATAGCCACCGTGTTGCGCCGGGTCGGCCGCGCCAGCCGCGCCGCCCAGCCCGCCGTCCACGAGGTCGGCGAGCTCCGGGTCGACGTGGGCGAGCGCAGCGCCACCCTGGGCGACCAGTCGCTGGCGCTGACCCGCAAGGAATTCGACCTGCTGGCGTACCTGGCGGCCCGTCCGGGCCGGGTGGTTTCCCGTCGTGAGCTGTTGGAGGAGGTATGGCGGCAGCCCTCGGTCGGCGAGGACCAGACCATCGACGTGCATTTGTACTGGCTCCGCCGGAAACTGGGCGAGTCCGCGGCGAAGCCCCGCTACCTGCGCACCGTGCGGGGGGTCGGATTCCGGTTGGTGGCTCCGGACTGAGGTTGCGGCTGGCGTACACGACCGCCGCCACCACCGCCGTCGCCGCCCTGGTGTTCCTCGTGCCGCTGGGCTGGGGCCTGCGCTCCGACCACCGTGAGGAGGCGCTCGCCGCCGCCGAACGGGAGACCGCCACGGTCGCCGGCGCCCTCGTCGCCGGGGCCGGCGAGAAGGGCGTGGCCGCCGCGGTCGCAGCGGCCGGCAACCCGATCGTGCACACCCCAGGCCTCGCGCCCACCGCCGGCGGCCGGGCCAGCGCCGTCGAGATCGACAAGGCCGCCTCGACCGCCGGGGCCAGCCTCGTCGACGTCGACGGCGGCATGATGCGGCTGGAGCCGGTCACCGCGAACGGCAGGTCCTTCGTGATCGAGGCGTTCGTGCCGGACGGTGAGCTCGGGGCGAACACGGCGCGTGACTGGTGGCTGCTGCTCGGACTGGCCGTAGTGCTGGTCGGCGGCTCGGTGATCGTGGTGGACCGGCTCGCCCGGGGCGCCGTCGACTCGGCGAACAACCTGGTCGAGGCGGCGCTCGCGGTCGGCGACGGGGACCTGGGCGTGCGCATACACCCCTCCGGGCCGCGCGAGCTGGCCGAGGCGGGGTACGCGTTCAACCGGATGGCCGACCGCCTGATCTCGGCCCGCACCGACGAGCGGGAACTGGTCGCCGACCTGTCGCACCGGCTGCGCACGCCGCTGACCGCGCTGCGCCTGGACGCCGAGGCCCTCGACCCGGACGACACCCAGATCATCGACCTCACCGCGGACGAGGTGGACCGCCGGCGCGGCATCCGGCGCATCCGGCAGGCCATCACCACGCTGGAGGACGAGGTCAACTCCCTGATCAACACCACCCGCCAGGCGGTCGCCGCGCAGGTGGCGGCGACACCGGAGGAGGGTCTCTGCGACGCCAGCGAGGTGGTCCGGGAACGCATGACGTTCTGGTCCGCGCTCGCCGAGGACCAGGACCGGCAGTACCGGGTGAACGGCGCGCACGTGCGGATCCCGGTGCCGGTGCCGCGCGCCGAGCTGGCCGCGGCGCTCGACGCGGTGCTCGGCAACGTGTTCCGCTACACCCCGCAGGGCACCGCGTTCGAGGTGGTGCTCTCCCGCCGGGAAGGCTGGGTGGCGCTGCGCGTGGACGACGCCGGCCCGGGCATCCCGGACCCGGAGAAGGCGATGCGCCGCGGCCAGAGCCAGCAGGGCTCGACCGGCCTCGGCCTGGACATCGCCCGCCGGATGACCCAGTCCACCGGCGGCTCGGTCAGCCTGGACCGGGCCTCGCTGGGCGGCGCGAGCGTGGTCATGCTGATCGCGGACGCCGAGGCCACCCCGAAGACACCCAGCCGCTTCGGACTCGTCGGCCGTGGTGGCCGCGGGCGCCGTGGTCAGCAGACACAGTGAAACGCAAGCCCTCTCCCCCGTACGGAACAGAAGTTGCTTAGATCTGTTTTAAGAGTGTTCCCCTGGCTCGCCCGGACTGGCAGTGTTCGCTCCGATCCCATCCGGTTCCCCGGCCCGCTCACCGCACGTCCCCATCGCCGCGGCCGGCGGAGCCCCGGCGCGGTGGGTGGGGGGCACCCCATGGCCCCCGCCCACCGCGCACCAGCACGGCCTGCACGACAGATCCGACAAGGAGACGCTTTGTCCGCGCATCGCCGGTCAGCGTTCCGCGGGTCGCCCATCGGGCGGCGCCGTGCCGGGGATGGCCAGCAGGCGAAGCCACGCTCCGTCACCGGCCGGATGCTTCCGGTCGTGCTCGGGCTGGCGCTGCTCGGGGTCGGCGGCGTGGTCGGCCCCAGCGTGATCGGCGCCTCCTCGAAGGACGACCCGGGCCGGTTCGAGCTCACCGCGCTGCCCAAGGACGCTCCCGACCAGGGCCTGGTCTACGAGGGACTGAAGCCGGCCGCCTCGAACGCGCTCTGCTCCGGCTCCTACCTGCTCTTCGACGAGACCTGCACGCACGGGCCGGACCGCGCGCCCACCGGGCTGTCGGTCCGTAGGGACGTCGACCCGGTCACCGCGGCCACCCAGCTGCCCGACTCGGTCCGCACGATCCAGACCTCGGACGTCCCGTCGGACGCGGAGATCGCCCGGGACCTGGGCGGCAGCGCGCTCACCAAGGACGCCCCGGCCCTGCTCGCCGACCCGGCGCCGGGCAACGCCGACTTCGTGCTCGGCCCGGCCGGCGTGGCCTGCGCCGACGACGGGCAGAGCGGCAAGCGGGTGCAGCTGCTCTACCTGTACGCGGCCGGCACCGCCACCCGCTACAACACGTACGTCAACTCGTTCCGCACCTGGGCGGCCGGCGTCGACACGATCTTCGACGCCAGCGCCGGTGAGACCGGCGGGTCCCGGCACGTGCGGTACGTGACCACCCCGGAGTGCACCGTCTCGGTCTCCGAGGTGGAGCTGCCGGCCGGCTCGCTCGACTCGTTCGCGGCGACCACCAAGGCGCTGGGCAACCTCGGCTACAACCGGGCCGACCGCAAGTACCTGATGTTCTCCGACGCGAACGTCTACTGCGGCATCGGCACGTACGTCGACGACAAGCGCCCCGGCCGCACCAACCGCAACAACGCCGGCCCGTCCTACGCCCGGGTCGACTCCGGCTGCTGGAGCTCGGTGATGGCCGCGCACGAGCTGACCCACGTGCTCGGCGCGGTGCTCAACGGCGCCCCGAACGGGACCGGCGCGGGCGGCTGCACCGACGACTACGACCTGCTCTGCGGCCCGGACCGGGCGGGCAGGGCGGAACGCCAGGCCTGCCCGAAGTCGCACGAGGTGCGGCTGGACTGCGGCCACGACGACTACTTCAACACCAACCCGAAGCCGGGCAGCTACCTGGACACCCACTGGAACGTGGCGCTCAGCGACTTCCTGCTGCGCAGCGACGGTGGCGACGACATCCCGGACGTGCCCGGCGCGGTCACCCCGGACCCGGCGCAGAGCGCCGCGGAGCCGCCCGCCCAGCCGGGTGCCGCGCCCAGCGGAGCGGTCCCGTCGGCGAGTGCCGGCACCGGCTCGGCCGCCCCGAGCGGCACGCCGAGCGCGTCCGGCTCGGCGGTGCCCGGCGCCAGCGCCGGCGCCGGCCTGGACACCGAGCCGGCCGCCTACCAGGCCGAGTCGGGCACCGGGGACCAGGACGCCGGGGCGCCCTCGTCGGGCGACTCCCAGGACGTCCTGGAGATCCGCGACGCGACGAGCATGGCGGTCCGGCTGACCTGGAGCGCCGCGTCCGACAACGCGACCTACGAGGTCTCGGTGGACGGCAAGCCGGTGGCGACCACGAAGGCGACCCGGGCCCGGCTGATCGGGCTGAAGCCGGACGCCACGTACCAGGTGGAGATCAAGAGCAAGACCGGCGGCTACCACGCGAAGGGCGCGGCCAAGACCGCGCCGGCCGCCCGGCCGGTGCAGAACTCCTGGTTCGTGCTGACCAACTCGCTCACCGGCGGCGCCGCCGACCTCTACGCGGCCCGCGCGGCGGACGGCACCCCGGCCACCCTGAGCTCGGCCGACGGCGGCAACCAGCAGCAGTGGCAGCTCGCCCCGGCGGCGGAGGCCGACAACACGTACACGCTGATCTCCCGGGCCAGCGGCAAGTGCCTGATGCCGCTGGGCGGGACGCCGGTGGCCGGCGCGCCCCTGGTCCAGGGCGACTGTTCGAGCCCCGGCACCCGCTGGCGGCTGCAGGCCTCCGCGTTCGGCTTCACACTGCGCAGCGAGACCGGCAACCTGGCGGTCGGCGTCGGCGAGCAGCGCTTCGGCTGGCACCGGGTGCTGGCCCTCGAACCGGACCTCGGCCAGCGGCACCAGAGCTGGACCGCGGTACCCAGCTAGGCCCCCCATCCCCCAGACAGGAGAGCAGCGATGCGCGATGTGCTGAGCGAGCCGGCGACCGAGGAGGAACCCCCGGCGCGCTTCAACCGCCGGCGGCTGATCCGCTGGCTGACCATCCTCACCATCGGCACCGTGGCGATGCTCGCCCTCTGGCAGGACCCGCTCTACCCGTGATCGGGGCGCCTCCTGGCCGGGGAGGCACCCCGGGCGGCGGTCAGCCGGCGTAGGCGTCGATCTCGGCGAGCAGCGTGGTCTTGCCGGCCGCGGGCAGGAAGCTGTGCCGGACCGCGCTGCGGGCCAGGTCCGCCACGCCGGCGGTGTCCAGGCCGAGCAGGTCGGCGGCGACCGCGTACTCGTTCTCCAGCGTGGTCCCGAACATCGGCGGGTCGTCGGAGTTCACGGTGACCGGCACCCCGGCCGCCACCAGCTTCCCGATCGGGTGCTCGGCCAGGTCGGCCACCGCCCGGGTACGCAGGTTCGAGGTCGGGCACACCTCCAGGGCGATCTGGTGCTCGGCCAGGTACGCCAGCAGCCGCTCGTCCTGAGCCGCCGCGATCCCGTGACCGATCCGCTCCGCCCCGAGCTCCCGGATCGCGTCCCAGATCGTCTCCGGCCCGGTGGTCTCCCCGGCGTGCGGCACGCTGTGCAGACCGGCGGCCCGGGCCTTGTCGAACCAGGGCTTGAACTGCGGCCGCGGCACCCCGATCTCCGGCCCGCCCAGGCCGAAACTGATCAGCCCGTCCGGCTGCTCGTCGAGGGCGATCCGCAGCGTCTCCTCGGCCGCCGGCAGTCCGGCCTCGCCGGGGATGTCGAAGCACCACGCCAGGTC encodes:
- a CDS encoding HAMP domain-containing sensor histidine kinase, with product MRLAYTTAATTAVAALVFLVPLGWGLRSDHREEALAAAERETATVAGALVAGAGEKGVAAAVAAAGNPIVHTPGLAPTAGGRASAVEIDKAASTAGASLVDVDGGMMRLEPVTANGRSFVIEAFVPDGELGANTARDWWLLLGLAVVLVGGSVIVVDRLARGAVDSANNLVEAALAVGDGDLGVRIHPSGPRELAEAGYAFNRMADRLISARTDERELVADLSHRLRTPLTALRLDAEALDPDDTQIIDLTADEVDRRRGIRRIRQAITTLEDEVNSLINTTRQAVAAQVAATPEEGLCDASEVVRERMTFWSALAEDQDRQYRVNGAHVRIPVPVPRAELAAALDAVLGNVFRYTPQGTAFEVVLSRREGWVALRVDDAGPGIPDPEKAMRRGQSQQGSTGLGLDIARRMTQSTGGSVSLDRASLGGASVVMLIADAEATPKTPSRFGLVGRGGRGRRGQQTQ
- a CDS encoding adenosine deaminase, with amino-acid sequence MSDLTSFIAGLPKAELHVHHVGSASPRIVAELAARHEGSSPVPADPAALAEYFEFRDFAHFIEIYLSVVDLVRDASDVRLLTYEIGRELSRQQVRYAELTVTPYSSVRRGIPAPAFCEAIEDARAGARRDFGVDLAWCFDIPGEAGLPAAEETLRIALDEQPDGLISFGLGGPEIGVPRPQFKPWFDKARAAGLHSVPHAGETTGPETIWDAIRELGAERIGHGIAAAQDERLLAYLAEHQIALEVCPTSNLRTRAVADLAEHPIGKLVAAGVPVTVNSDDPPMFGTTLENEYAVAADLLGLDTAGVADLARSAVRHSFLPAAGKTTLLAEIDAYAG
- a CDS encoding RICIN domain-containing protein gives rise to the protein MLPVVLGLALLGVGGVVGPSVIGASSKDDPGRFELTALPKDAPDQGLVYEGLKPAASNALCSGSYLLFDETCTHGPDRAPTGLSVRRDVDPVTAATQLPDSVRTIQTSDVPSDAEIARDLGGSALTKDAPALLADPAPGNADFVLGPAGVACADDGQSGKRVQLLYLYAAGTATRYNTYVNSFRTWAAGVDTIFDASAGETGGSRHVRYVTTPECTVSVSEVELPAGSLDSFAATTKALGNLGYNRADRKYLMFSDANVYCGIGTYVDDKRPGRTNRNNAGPSYARVDSGCWSSVMAAHELTHVLGAVLNGAPNGTGAGGCTDDYDLLCGPDRAGRAERQACPKSHEVRLDCGHDDYFNTNPKPGSYLDTHWNVALSDFLLRSDGGDDIPDVPGAVTPDPAQSAAEPPAQPGAAPSGAVPSASAGTGSAAPSGTPSASGSAVPGASAGAGLDTEPAAYQAESGTGDQDAGAPSSGDSQDVLEIRDATSMAVRLTWSAASDNATYEVSVDGKPVATTKATRARLIGLKPDATYQVEIKSKTGGYHAKGAAKTAPAARPVQNSWFVLTNSLTGGAADLYAARAADGTPATLSSADGGNQQQWQLAPAAEADNTYTLISRASGKCLMPLGGTPVAGAPLVQGDCSSPGTRWRLQASAFGFTLRSETGNLAVGVGEQRFGWHRVLALEPDLGQRHQSWTAVPS